The following coding sequences lie in one Desulfovibrio sp. TomC genomic window:
- a CDS encoding aldo/keto reductase gives MLYRKMPKTGDALSILGFGCMRLPMVDGAIDEPRAIAQIRSSIDAGVNYMDTAWPYVNGQSEPLLGKALQDGYRERVKVATKLPTWLQNSRADMDRYLDAQLKRLGTDHIDYYLVHALDGPSWDRVAALGLREFLDQAKADGRIVNAGFSFHGLAEEFTRIVDAYPWDFCQIQYNYLDQQFQAGTDGLKYAASKGLGVIIMEPLRGGNLGLPTAPPAVADIWNEAKTKRTPVAWALRWVWNHPEVIVVLSGMNEEAHIEQNLAIAAEAEAGSLTAEELELVDRAGRTYKELMQVGCTGCGYCMPCPMSVQIPKSFDFYNKMHMFGNVEEAKFMYAAFGSGITGSDEPGFASQCVACGECLEKCPQHIAIPDMLEKVAAEMEGPDFQDRVAGIREHFKKGLQ, from the coding sequence ATGCTCTACAGAAAAATGCCCAAAACAGGTGATGCACTCTCCATACTTGGCTTCGGCTGCATGCGCCTGCCCATGGTGGACGGGGCCATCGACGAACCACGCGCCATTGCCCAGATCCGAAGCAGCATTGACGCCGGGGTCAATTACATGGACACGGCCTGGCCCTACGTCAACGGCCAAAGCGAACCCCTGCTCGGCAAGGCCCTGCAAGACGGCTACCGGGAGCGGGTCAAGGTCGCCACCAAACTGCCCACCTGGCTCCAAAACAGCCGCGCGGACATGGACCGCTACCTTGATGCCCAGCTCAAACGCCTGGGAACCGACCACATCGACTACTATCTGGTCCATGCCCTTGACGGGCCGTCGTGGGACCGGGTCGCGGCCCTGGGCCTTCGGGAGTTTCTCGATCAGGCCAAAGCCGACGGCCGCATCGTCAACGCCGGCTTCTCCTTCCACGGGTTGGCCGAGGAATTTACCCGCATTGTCGACGCCTACCCCTGGGACTTTTGCCAGATCCAGTACAATTATCTGGATCAGCAGTTCCAGGCCGGAACCGACGGCCTCAAATACGCGGCGTCCAAGGGCCTGGGGGTCATCATCATGGAACCGCTTCGCGGCGGCAACCTGGGCCTTCCCACCGCGCCCCCGGCCGTGGCCGACATCTGGAACGAGGCCAAGACCAAACGCACGCCCGTGGCCTGGGCCTTGCGCTGGGTCTGGAACCATCCGGAAGTCATCGTCGTCTTATCGGGCATGAACGAGGAAGCCCACATCGAGCAGAATCTGGCCATCGCAGCCGAGGCCGAAGCCGGCTCCCTCACGGCCGAGGAATTGGAGCTGGTGGACCGGGCCGGGCGCACCTACAAGGAGCTGATGCAGGTGGGCTGCACGGGTTGCGGCTATTGCATGCCCTGCCCCATGAGCGTTCAGATTCCCAAGAGCTTTGATTTCTACAACAAGATGCACATGTTTGGAAACGTCGAGGAAGCGAAATTCATGTATGCCGCCTTCGGAAGCGGCATCACGGGCAGCGACGAACCCGGCTTCGCCTCCCAGTGCGTGGCCTGTGGCGAGTGTCTGGAAAAATGCCCACAGCATATCGCCATTCCGGACATGCTGGAAAAAGTCGCAGCCGAAATGGAAGGACCGGACTTCCAGGACCGGGTGGCCGGGATCAGAGAGCACTTCAAGAAGGGCCTTCAGTAG
- a CDS encoding AraC family transcriptional regulator translates to MHPNTSLPADPSLDVQSVNEALAERIARWTGRNNRLPTAIPGLTLNAWDAPTELTHYVHEPSLCLIAQGAKRVLLGKETYTYDPSHFLISSVDLPVVAQISEASREKPYLGLGLKLDRPTIARMMADSNVPLPQAQPSDRALATGTVTAPLLNAVHRLIDLLDTPQDIAILAPLVQREILYRLLVGDQGARLRQIAASGTQSNQIAQAIDWLRDNYTQPLRVDALATYAKMSPSSFHRHFRAVTNKSPLQFQKLLRLHEARRLMLTDNLDAATAAFQVGYESHSQFNREYSRLFGAPPLRDIKKIRQVSTETRQSQAAPAPAANQASAV, encoded by the coding sequence ATGCACCCCAACACATCTTTGCCCGCCGATCCGTCCCTTGACGTACAGAGCGTTAACGAAGCGCTGGCCGAGCGGATTGCCCGATGGACCGGCAGGAACAACCGGCTGCCCACGGCGATCCCAGGCCTGACGCTTAACGCCTGGGACGCGCCAACGGAACTGACGCACTATGTGCACGAGCCAAGCCTGTGCCTCATTGCCCAGGGAGCCAAGCGGGTGCTCCTTGGCAAAGAGACCTACACCTATGATCCGTCTCATTTCCTGATCAGCTCCGTCGACCTGCCGGTCGTGGCCCAGATCAGTGAGGCCAGTCGGGAAAAACCCTACCTGGGACTGGGCCTCAAGCTCGACCGGCCGACTATCGCCCGGATGATGGCTGACAGCAACGTGCCGCTCCCGCAGGCCCAGCCATCGGATCGCGCCCTGGCCACGGGCACTGTCACGGCGCCGCTTCTCAACGCCGTCCACCGCCTGATCGACCTGCTCGATACGCCCCAGGATATTGCGATTCTCGCCCCCCTGGTCCAGCGCGAGATTCTCTACCGCCTGCTGGTTGGGGACCAGGGCGCACGCCTGCGGCAGATCGCCGCGTCCGGCACCCAGAGCAATCAGATTGCCCAGGCCATCGACTGGTTGCGGGACAACTATACCCAGCCGCTGCGGGTGGACGCTCTCGCAACCTATGCCAAGATGAGCCCTTCCTCCTTTCATCGCCACTTTCGCGCCGTGACCAACAAAAGTCCCCTGCAGTTTCAAAAGCTTCTGCGGCTGCATGAAGCACGACGCTTGATGCTGACCGACAATCTCGATGCAGCCACAGCGGCTTTTCAGGTCGGCTACGAGAGCCACTCGCAATTCAACCGCGAGTACAGCCGCCTCTTTGGCGCGCCGCCCTTACGGGATATCAAAAAAATACGACAGGTTTCCACGGAAACACGCCAAAGCCAAGCTGCTCCGGCCCCGGCGGCGAACCAGGCCAGTGCGGTGTAA
- the larC gene encoding nickel pincer cofactor biosynthesis protein LarC, which translates to MNILYYDCFAGISGDMHLAAMIDLGVEPGYLQTELSKLGLDHEFALQVTADSRHGIHGTRVDVILKNDPAHHHAHSQPHVHGHGHDHAHVDSRHGHSHDPADDDHGHGHHEAGPGEHSHGPNRNLAAIEAIIRGSTLSEAVKQTSLDIFRRVAEAEARVHGKTIDEIHFHEVGATDSIVDIVGAAICFHRLGVDAAWASPVELGGGFVRCAHGLIPVPAPATVEILHGIPTTRGAVAQETTTPTGAAILATLVDEFTDTPALATEKTGYGIGHRDSAIPNVLRVHLARPASSPTTGSTAPARLLQCNIDDMTAEMLGVAMDVLMESGAMDVHFIPILMKKNRPATCLSLLCSVADEERFKELLFRHTTTLGVKSFPLDKTVLAIAFERLDTPLGTVTMKHAMKDGQVLRSKPELEDCRELARRHDLPLTEVYARIAKSGK; encoded by the coding sequence ATGAACATACTCTATTACGACTGTTTTGCCGGCATAAGCGGCGACATGCATCTGGCGGCCATGATCGATCTGGGGGTCGAACCCGGGTACTTGCAGACCGAACTGTCCAAGCTCGGCCTGGATCATGAATTCGCGCTGCAGGTGACCGCTGATTCGCGCCACGGCATCCACGGCACCCGGGTGGACGTGATCCTCAAAAACGACCCGGCCCACCACCATGCCCATAGCCAGCCCCATGTGCATGGCCACGGGCACGACCATGCCCACGTGGACTCCCGGCACGGCCACAGCCATGACCCTGCCGACGACGATCACGGGCACGGCCACCACGAGGCCGGCCCGGGAGAACACAGCCACGGGCCCAACCGAAACCTCGCCGCCATCGAAGCGATCATCCGGGGCAGCACCTTGTCCGAGGCGGTCAAGCAGACCAGCCTGGACATCTTTCGACGGGTGGCCGAGGCGGAAGCCCGGGTCCACGGCAAGACCATCGACGAAATCCATTTCCACGAAGTCGGAGCCACCGACTCCATTGTGGACATTGTGGGCGCGGCCATCTGCTTCCACCGGCTGGGCGTGGACGCGGCGTGGGCCTCCCCGGTGGAGTTGGGGGGCGGCTTTGTCCGTTGCGCCCACGGCCTTATCCCGGTCCCGGCCCCGGCCACGGTGGAAATCCTGCACGGCATCCCGACCACGCGCGGCGCGGTCGCCCAGGAAACCACCACCCCAACGGGCGCGGCCATCCTGGCCACCCTGGTCGACGAATTCACCGACACGCCGGCCCTGGCGACGGAAAAGACCGGCTACGGCATCGGCCACCGGGACTCGGCCATTCCCAATGTCCTGCGGGTGCATTTGGCCCGGCCGGCCTCTTCCCCGACCACCGGTTCGACTGCGCCGGCCCGCCTGCTCCAGTGCAACATCGACGACATGACTGCCGAGATGCTTGGCGTGGCCATGGACGTCCTCATGGAGAGCGGAGCCATGGACGTGCATTTCATCCCGATCCTGATGAAAAAAAACCGCCCGGCCACCTGTTTGTCGCTGTTGTGTTCCGTTGCCGATGAGGAGCGTTTCAAGGAACTGCTTTTCCGCCACACCACCACGCTTGGCGTCAAAAGCTTTCCCCTGGACAAGACCGTGCTGGCCATCGCCTTTGAGCGCCTGGACACCCCGCTTGGGACCGTGACCATGAAACACGCCATGAAAGACGGCCAGGTGCTGCGCTCCAAGCCGGAGCTGGAAGATTGCCGCGAGCTGGCCAGACGTCACGACCTGCCTCTGACCGAAGTCTACGCCCGCATCGCCAAAAGCGGGAAATAG
- a CDS encoding (R)-mandelonitrile lyase: MDVQKNGSQPSRKGPEASYSGPVRIDPLFQAHAPARATGVSVTFEPGARTVWHTHPLGQTLVVTAGSGLSQSWGGPLETLAPGDVIWFPPGEKHWHGASPSTAMTYLAIQEQLDGVVVNWLEKVTDAQYPAGAAAKPLPMDK, from the coding sequence ATGGACGTCCAGAAAAATGGTTCCCAGCCGTCCCGGAAAGGGCCGGAGGCGAGTTATTCCGGTCCGGTCCGCATTGATCCCCTGTTTCAGGCCCACGCCCCGGCCCGGGCCACCGGGGTCAGCGTCACGTTCGAGCCCGGCGCCCGCACGGTCTGGCACACCCATCCCCTGGGGCAAACCCTGGTCGTGACCGCCGGGTCCGGCCTTTCCCAGAGTTGGGGCGGTCCGCTGGAAACCCTGGCCCCCGGCGACGTGATCTGGTTTCCGCCGGGCGAGAAGCATTGGCACGGCGCTTCGCCCAGTACCGCCATGACCTACCTCGCCATCCAGGAGCAACTCGACGGGGTCGTCGTCAACTGGCTGGAAAAGGTCACGGATGCCCAATACCCGGCCGGGGCAGCGGCCAAGCCCCTGCCAATGGACAAATAA